A region of Saccharomyces mikatae IFO 1815 strain IFO1815 genome assembly, chromosome: 12 DNA encodes the following proteins:
- the DUS4 gene encoding tRNA dihydrouridine synthase (similar to Saccharomyces cerevisiae DUS4 (YLR405W); ancestral locus Anc_4.269) has protein sequence MPTMPTLSDDIVIPKPKLITRETDPLHIIKTRQKTHGRPVTIAGPMVRYSKLPFRQLCREYDVDIVYSPMILAREYVRNEHARISDFSTNSEDTPLIVQVGVNNVADLLKFVEMVAPYCDGVGINCGCPIKEQIREGIGCALIYNPGLLCDMVRAVKGKYGDKLRIETKIRIHEELNETVNLCRELCEAGVDWITIHGRTRRTRSSQPANLDAIKYIIENIRDKNVPVIANGDCFKLSDLERITTYTGASGVMAVRGLLSNPALFAGYETCPWGCIEKFWYWVLEFGGLPFQLTLHHLYCMLESMDLRKPLLKEMMNLKNYISLIDWFDKTFYFKRFGEDEFGKAVEIPYKN, from the coding sequence ATGCCGACAATGCCTACTTTATCTGACGATATAGTGATACCGAAGCCGAAACTTATTACTAGAGAAACAGACCCACtacatataataaaaacaagGCAGAAAACACATGGTAGACCTGTGACCATTGCTGGCCCGATGGTTCGATATTCCAAACTACCATTTCGTCAGCTATGCCGGGAATATGATGTTGATATAGTTTATTCTCCCATGATTTTAGCAAGAGAGTATGTGCGTAATGAGCATGCAAGAATTTCAGACTTTTCTACAAATAGTGAAGACACTCCATTAATAGTCCAAGTTGGTGTAAACAACGTTGCCGATTTACTTAAATTTGTGGAAATGGTTGCCCCTTATTGTGATGGCGTGGGTATCAACTGTGGGTGTCCCATAAAGGAACAAATCCGAGAAGGCATTGGCTGTGCCTTGATATACAACCCAGGGTTATTGTGTGATATGGTTCGTGCTGTCAAAGGTAAATATGGCGACAAACTGAGAATcgaaacaaaaataagaatacATGAGGAGTTGAACGAAACAGTAAATTTGTGTCGAGAATTATGTGAGGCAGGTGTGGATTGGATTACAATCCATGGTCGAACACGTAGAACTAGATCATCGCAGCCAGCTAACCTTGATGCAATAAAGTATATAATCGAGAACATCAGGGACAAAAATGTGCCTGTCATAGCCAATGGAGACTGTTTCAAGTTATCTGATCTGGAAAGAATCACTACGTACACTGGTGCATCTGGTGTTATGGCTGTGCGTGGATTATTAAGCAATCCGGCCTTATTTGCAGGGTATGAAACCTGCCCGTGGGGCTGCATTGAAAAGTTTTGGTATTGGGTTTTAGAGTTCGGTGGCTTACCTTTTCAATTGACCCTGCACCATCTATATTGCATGCTTGAGAGCATGGACTTGAGGAAACCACTTTTAAAAGAGATGATGAATCTTAAAAATTACATCAGTTTGATAGATTGGTTTGATAAAACCTTTTACTTCAAGCGCTTCGGCGAAGATGAATTCGGTAAGGCTGTCGAAATTCCTTATAAAAACTAA
- the RPL31B gene encoding 60S ribosomal protein eL31 (similar to Saccharomyces cerevisiae RPL31A (YDL075W) and RPL31B (YLR406C); ancestral locus Anc_4.270) codes for MAGLKDVVTREYTINLHKRLHGVSFKKRAPRAVKEIKKFAKLHMGTEDVRLAPELNQAIWKRGVKGVEYRLRLRISRKRNEEEDAKNPLFSYVEPVLVASAKGLQTVVVEEDA; via the exons atggcCGGTTTAAAAGATGTTGTCACTCGTGAATACACCATCAATTTACACAAAAGA TTGCATGGTGTCagtttcaagaaaagagcCCCAAGAGCTGTCAAAGAGATCAAAAAGTTCGCTAAGTTACATATGGGCACTGAAGATGTCCGTCTAGCTCCAGAATTGAACCAAGCCATCTGGAAGAGAGGTGTCAAGGGTGTTGAATACAGGTTAAGATTGAGAATCTCCAGAAAGAgaaacgaagaagaagatgcaAAGAACCCATTGTTCTCCTACGTCGAACCTGTTTTGGTTGCTTCTGCTAAGGGTTTACAAACCGTTGtcgttgaagaagatgctTAA
- the UTP21 gene encoding rRNA-processing protein UTP21 (similar to Saccharomyces cerevisiae UTP21 (YLR409C); ancestral locus Anc_4.275), translating into MSVDLKKRKVEEGVRSEGKNSKVFSPFRIIGNVSNGIPFATGTLGSTFYIVTSVGKTFQIYDANSLHLLFVSEKETSSSIVALSAHFHYVYAAYENKIGIYKRGIEEHLIELETDANIQHLCVFGDYLCVSTDKNSIFVYKKSDPQDKYPSKFYTKLVITQIQGGEIVSLQHLATYLNKLIVVTKSNVLLFNVRTGKLVYTSNEFPDKITIAEPAPVLDIIALGTVTGEVIMFNMRKGKRVRTIKVPHSRVSSLSFRTDGSSHLSVGTSSGDLIFYDLDRRSRIHVLKNIHRESYGGVTKATFLNGQPIIVTSGGDNSLKEYVFDPSLSQGNSDVVVQPPRYLRSRGGHSQPPSCIAFADSQSHFMLSASKDRSLWGFSLRKDAQSQEMSQRLHKKQDGGRVGGSTIKSKFPEIIALAIENARIGEWENVVTAHKDEKFARTWDMRNKRVGRWTFGTTDDGFVKSVAISQCGNFGFVGSSNGSITIYNMQSGIIRKKYKLHKRAVTGISLDGMNRKMVSCGLDGIVGFYDFNKSTLLGKLKLDAPITSMVYHRSSDLFALALDDLSIVVIDAVTQRIVRQLWGHSNRITSFDFSPEGRWIVSASLDSTIRTWDLPTGGCIDGIIVDNVVTNVKFSPNGDLLATTHVTGNGICIWTNRAQFKAISTRTIDESDFARMALPSASVKGNDSMLSGALERNDAEDLNDIDFTTYTSLKQIDKELLTLSIGPRSKMNTLLHLDVIRKRSKPKEAPKRAEKLPFFLQLSGEKVGDDASGREGIAHETPEEIHRRDQETQKKLEAEEQINKFKATGRLGFESHFTKLLREGAESKDYSLLLAALINLSPAAVDLEIRSLNSFEPFDEIVWFIDALTQGLKSNKNFELYETFMSLLFKAHGDVIHANNTNQEIAGALQNWENVHKNEDRLDDLVKFCMGVVNFVTTA; encoded by the coding sequence ATGTCCGTtgacttgaagaaaagaaaagttgaagaaggCGTGAGAAGCGAAGggaaaaattctaaagtTTTTTCTCCATTCAGAATTATTGGTAATGTTAGTAATGGCATTCCTTTTGCTACCGGTACATTAGGTTCTACTTTTTACATTGTAACAAGCGTGGGAAAAACATTTCAAATATACGATGCAAATAGTTTACATCtactttttgtttctgagAAAGAGacatcatcttcaattgTAGCACTGTCGGCACATTTTCACTACGTCTACGCAGCATATGAAAATAAGATTGGAATTTACAAAAGGGGTATCGAGGAACACTTAATTGAGTTAGAAACTGACGCAAATATTCAGCACTTATGCGTATTTGGTGATTATCTTTGTGTTTCCACGGAcaaaaattccatttttgtATACAAGAAATCTGATCCACAGGATAAATATCCGTCAAAATTCTACACCAAGCTTGTGATTACACAAATTCAAGGCGGTGAAATTGTATCTTTACAACATTTGGCAACTTATTTGAATAAATTAATTGTGGTTACCAAATCCAATGTGTTGCTTTTTAACGTCAGAACTGGGAAGCTTGTTTACACATCAAACGAATTTCCTGACAAAATTACAATCGCTGAGCCTGCACCGGTTCTAGATATTATTGCTTTAGGTACTGTTACTGGCGAGGTTATTATGTTCAACATGAGAAAGGGTAAAAGAGTCCGCACTATTAAGGTTCCACATTCAAGAGTTTCGTCATTGAGCTTTAGAACCGATGGTTCTTCTCATTTAAGCGTAGGTACAAGTAGTGGTGATTTAATCTTTTATGATTTAGACCGCCGTTCAAGAATACATGTTCTAAAAAACATCCACAGAGAATCATACGGTGGTGTCACTAAGGCTACTTTTTTAAATGGTCAGCCTATTATTGTCACTTCTGGTGGTGACAACTCACTGAAGGAGTATGTTTTCGATCCATCATTATCACAGGGAAACAGTGATGTAGTTGTTCAACCACCAAGATATCTACGTTCCAGAGGGGGTCATTCTCAGCCTCCTTCATGTATTGCGTTTGCTGATTCCCAATCACACTTCATGCTTTCTGCATCCAAAGATAGATCGCTTTGGGGCTTTTCTCTACGCAAAGATGCACAATCGCAAGAAATGTCTCAAAGATTACACAAGAAACAAGATGGTGGTAGAGTAGGCGGCAGTACAATCAAATCTAAGTTCCCTGAAATCATAGCACTTGCAATTGAAAATGCTAGAATAGGTGAATGGGAAAACGTTGTCACTGCGCAtaaggatgaaaaatttgcaAGAACCTGGGATATGCGAAATAAAAGGGTTGGTAGGTGGACCTTTGGTACCACTGATGATGGATTTGTTAAGTCTGTAGCCATCTCTCAATGTGGAAATTTTGGATTTGTCGGCTCCTCGAATGGTTCCATCACCATTTATAATATGCAAAGTGGTATAATCCGtaaaaaatacaaattaCACAAAAGGGCAGTTACTGGTATATCCCTAGATGGTATGAACCGTAAAATGGTCTCATGTGGGCTAGATGGTATTGTTGGCTTTTATGATTTCAACAAGTCAACTTTGTTAGGTAAATTAAAATTGGATGCTCCTATTACCTCAATGGTTTATCATCGTTCTTCTGATCTATTTGCTTTGGCTTTAGACGACTTATCAATAGTGGTTATTGACGCCGTTACTCAAAGGATTGTTCGTCAGTTATGGGGGCATAGTAATAGGATTacttcttttgatttttcacCTGAAGGCCGTTGGATTGTTTCTGCTTCTTTAGATTCCACCATTAGAACGTGGGATCTTCCAACGGGAGGATGTATTGATGGTATCATAGTAGACAATGTTGTCACAAATGTAAAATTCTCTCCAAATGGTGATTTGCTTGCCACTACACATGTTACCGGTAATGGGATATGTATCTGGACCAACAGGGCTCAATTCAAGGCAATCTCGACCAGAACTATTGATGAGTCGGATTTTGCAAGGATGGCGTTACCGAGTGCATCTGTGAAGGGAAACGACTCAATGTTGTCAGGAGCtttagaaagaaatgatgcAGAAGACCTAAATGACATTGACTTTACCACCTATACATCATTGAAACAGATTGATAAGGAGTTGTTGACATTATCTATAGGACCGAGAAGCAAGATGAACACATTGCTACATTTAGATGTTATCAGAAAACGCTCCAAGCCAAAGGAAGCTCCAAAGAGGGCAGAAAAGCTTCCGTTTTTTCTACAACTATCTGGAGAAAAGGTTGGAGATGATGCCTCTGGAAGGGAAGGTATAGCTCACGAAACACCAGAGGAAATTCATCGTAGAGATCAAGAAACTCAAAAGAAGTTAGAGGCGGAAGAACAGATAAACAAATTCAAAGCCACTGGAAGATTAGGTTTTGAATCGCATTTTACAAAGCTATTACGAGAAGGTGCAGAATCGAAGGACTATTCCCTGCTTTTAGCCGCCCTAATAAATCTTTCACCCGCAGCAGTGGACTTGGAGATCAGATcactaaattcttttgAGCCATTCGATGAAATTGTATGGTTCATTGATGCGTTAACGCAAGGGTTGAAAAGTAATAAGAATTTCGAGCTTTACGAGACGTTTATGAGCTTATTGTTCAAGGCACACGGTGACGTTATTCATGCTAATAACACGAATCAAGAGATCGCTGGTGCTCTTCAAAATTGGGAGAATGTACATAAGAATGAAGACAGATTGGATGATCTAGTTAAGTTTTGTATGGGGGTAGTAAATTTTGTGACTACCGCCTAA
- the VIP1 gene encoding inositol polyphosphate kinase VIP1 (similar to Saccharomyces cerevisiae VIP1 (YLR410W); ancestral locus Anc_4.276) yields MSGIKKETIEPNEIPQREAKSSSPSTPSEMSPLFLNKNTQKAMQSIAPILEGFSPKTSASENMSLKLPPPGIQDNNSEENLTVHDALQRTITTELGNGNNVNIITTSCLQKVDSDPKSETDPEGLPSNSSIANEAGNSDCTSKTGSPNVPQGSKDVEQINVGNCSVPPSSASSRKSSTSHPKPRLPKIGKIGVCAMDAKVLSKPMRHILNRLIEHGEFETVIFGDKVILDERIENWPTCDFLISFFSSGFPLDKAIKYVKLRKPFIINDLIMQKILWDRRLCLQVLEAYNVPTPPRLEISRDGGPRANEELRAKLREHGVEVKPVEEPEWKMVDDDTLEVNGRTMTKPFVEKPVDGEDHNIYIYYHSKNGGGGRRLFRKVGNKSSEFDPTLVHPRTEGSYIYEEFMDTDNFEDVKAYTIGENFCHAETRKSPVVDGIVRRNTHGKEVRYITELSDEEKTIAGKVSKAFSQMICGFDLLRVSGKSYVIDVNGFSFVKDNKAYYDSCANILRNTFIEAKKKMDMEKKNLPIIREEKEQKWVFKGLVIIIRHADRTPKQKFKHSFTSPIFISLLKGHKEEVVIRNVNDLKIVLQALRIALDEKAGNPAKIKVLANALEKKLNFPGTKIQLKPVLNKENEVEKVQFILKWGGEPTHSAKYQATELGEQMRQDFDLLNKSILQNIKIFSSSERRVLHTAQYWTRALFGADELGSDEISIRKDLLDDSNAAKDLMDKVKKKLKPLLREGKEAPPQFAWPSKMPEPYLVIKRVVELMNYHKKIMDNNFAKKDVDSMQTRWCTSEDPSLFKERWDKLFKEFNNVEKVDPSKISELYDTMKYDALHNRQFLENIFDPGHPNEAMADELGSHSLVDRYPINILAKNNFKIIDSHSMSSSSKNSSNSVGSLGWVLESGKSSTARNPKSSSQFDEPRFMQLRELYKLAKVLFDFICPKEYGISDSEKLDIGLLTSLPLAKQILNDIGDMKNRETPACVAYFTKESHIYTLLNIIYESGIPMRIARNALPELDYLSQITFELYESTDASGQKSHSIRLKMSPGCHTQDPLDVQLDDRHYISCIPKISLTKHLDMDYVQQKLRNKFTRVIMPPKFTPVNITSPNLSFQKRKTRRKSTSVDKCKLPPASSDSSSSTSINKTVE; encoded by the coding sequence ATGAGCGGGATTAAGAAGGAGACAATCGAACCCAATGAGATTCCCCAACGGGAGGCTAAAAGTAGCTCACCTAGTACACCTTCTGAAATGTCacctcttttcttgaacaagAACACACAGAAGGCTATGCAATCGATTGCCCCAATATTAGAGGGGTTCAGTCCCAAGACATCAGCTAGTGAAAACATGTCTTTGAAATTACCACCCCCTGGAATTCAAGATAATAATAGCGAAGAGAACCTCACTGTGCATGATGCACTACAAAGGACCATAACTACTGAATTAGGAAATGGAAACAATGTTAATATAATTACGACCTCTTGCTTACAGAAAGTGGATAGCGACCCAAAGTCAGAAACTGATCCTGAAGGGCTCCCCAGCAATTCGAGCATTGCGAATGAAGCAGGTAATAGCGACTGCACCTCCAAAACTGGATCACCTAATGTACCACAAGGGTCAAAGGATGTTGAGCAGATCAATGTTGGAAATTGTTCGGTACCTCCTTCATCTGCTTCCTCCCGCAAGTCTTCAACAAGTCATCCTAAACCTAGGCTACCGAAGATAGGGAAAATTGGAGTATGTGCAATGGATGCAAAAGTTCTTTCGAAGCCAATGAGACATATTTTGAATCGTCTAATAGAGCATGGGGAATTTGAAACTGTTATTTTTGGAGATAAAGTCATTCTTGATGAAAGAATCGAAAATTGGCCAACATGTGACTTTTTGATATCTTTCTTCTCATCAGGATTCCCCTTAGATAAGGCAATTAAGTACGTCAAGTTACGCAAGccttttattattaatgaCCTAATAATGCAGAAGATATTATGGGATAGAAGATTGTGCTTACAAGTATTAGAAGCCTATAATGTTCCAACACCTCCAAGATTAGAAATCAGTAGGGACGGTGGTCCTCGAGCCAACGAAGAATTGAGAGCAAAATTGCGTGAACATGGCGTAGAAGTGAAACCTGTAGAGGAACCCGAGTGGAAAATGGTAGATGATGACACGTTAGAAGTTAATGGAAGAACGATGACTAAACCCTTTGTTGAGAAGCCCGTTGATGGTGAAGACCACAACATTTACATCTATTATCACTCTAAGAACGGCGGAGGAGGTCGTCGTTTATTTCGTAAAGTCGGCAATAAGTCTTCGGAATTTGATCCTACCTTGGTTCATCCTCGTACCGAAGGGTCTTACATTTATGAAGAATTTATGGATACtgataattttgaagatgttAAGGCCTATACTATTGGTGAGAATTTTTGCCATGCGGAAACTAGAAAATCTCCCGTAGTTGATGGTATAGTTAGAAGAAACACGCACGGTAAAGAAGTTAGATATATTACTGAGCTATCGGACGAAGAGAAAACTATTGCAGGAAAAGTGTCTAAAGCATTTTCCCAAATGATATGCGGTTTTGATCTACTACGTGTTTCCGGCAAAAGTTACGTCATTGATGTTAACGGATTTTCCTTTGTAAAAGATAACAAAGCTTATTATGATTCATGTGCCAATATATTAAGAAATACTTTCATTGaggcaaagaagaaaatggatatggaaaagaagaatttgcCTATTATTCGCgaggaaaaggaacaaaaaTGGGTGTTTAAGGGACTGGTTATCATTATCCGCCATGCTGACAGAACGCCAAAGcaaaaattcaaacatTCGTTCACTTCGCCTATTTTTATCTCGTTACTAAAAGGCCACAAGGAAGAAGTTGTAATTAGAAACGTAAACGATCTAAAGATTGTTCTGCAAGCCTTAAGAATTGCATTAGACGAAAAAGCGGGAAATCCGGCTAAAATCAAAGTTTTAGCAAATGCtttagaaaagaagttaAATTTTCCAGGAACTAAAATCCAGTTGAAACCAGttttaaataaagaaaacgaGGTGGAGAAGGTTCAGTTTATCTTAAAATGGGGCGGTGAGCCCACTCATTCTGCCAAATATCAGGCTACTGAACTCGGAGAGCAAATGAGACAAGACTTCGACCTGCTAAACAAGAGTATTCTACAAAACATCAAGATATTCTCATCATCTGAAAGACGTGTCCTTCATACAGCTCAGTACTGGACTAGAGCCCTTTTTGGAGCAGATGAATTAGGCAGTGATGAAATCAGTATTAGAAAGGATCTTTTAGATGATAGTAATGCCGCCAAAGATTTGATGGAcaaagtgaaaaagaaattgaagcCACTATTAAGAGAGGGTAAAGAAGCTCCTCCTCAATTTGCTTGGCCTTCAAAGATGCCAGAACCTTATTTGGTCATAAAGCGAGTAGTTGAATTAATGAACTACcataagaaaataatggaTAATAATTTTGCTAAAAAAGATGTCGACTCGATGCAAACAAGATGGTGTACTTCCGAAGATCCTAGTTTGTTCAAGGAAAGGTGGGATAAActttttaaagaattcaATAACGTCGAAAAAGTCGATCCGTCTAAAATTTCTGAACTGTATGATACTATGAAATATGATGCCCTTCATAATAGGCAGTTTTTGGAGAACATATTTGATCCCGGACATCCAAATGAAGCTATGGCCGATGAGTTAGGGAGTCACTCTCTGGTTGACCGTTACCCAATTAATATCCTCGCCAAGAACAATTTTAAGATAATAGATAGTCATAGTATGAGCAGTTCTAGTAAGAACAGCAGTAATAGCGTCGGGTCGTTAGGCTGGGTTTTAGAAAGTGGCAAATCTTCTACGGCGAGAAACCCCAAATCTTCATCCCAGTTCGATGAACCACGTTTTATGCAGTTACGGGAACTGTATAAGTTGGCCAAGGTGttgtttgattttatttgcCCCAAAGAATATGGAATTTCAGATTCAGAGAAACTTGATATTGGTTTATTAACTTCATTGCCTTTGGCCAAACAAATATTAAATGACATAGGagatatgaaaaatagaGAAACTCCAGCTTGTGTCGCATACTTCACTAAGGAATCTCATATCTATACTTTACTAAACATCATATATGAGTCTGGGATTCCAATGAGGATCGCTAGAAACGCCTTACCAGAACTCGATTATTTGTCACAGATTACATTTGAGCTGTATGAAAGTACGGACGCTTCTGGCCAGAAATCACATTCCATCAGACTGAAAATGTCCCCTGGGTGTCATACTCAAGATCCATTGGACGTTCAGTTAGATGACAGGCATTATATCAGTTGTATCCCCAAGATTTCATTGACGAAGCACTTAGATATGGACTACGTTCAACAAAAGttaagaaacaaatttACCAGAGTCATTATGCCTCCAAAATTTACACCTGTAAACATTACGAGTCCTAATTTGAGTTTCCAGAAACGCAAAACCAGAAGAAAGTCTACATCCGTTGATAAGTGTAAACTTCCTCCTGCGTCCTCagattcttcatcctctaCTTCGATCAATAAGACAGTAGAATAG
- the SEI1 gene encoding seipin (similar to Saccharomyces cerevisiae FLD1 (YLR404W); ancestral locus Anc_4.266), with translation MRINISRPLQLLQWTSYIVAAFLIQLLIILPLSIIVYHDFYLRLLPADSSNVVPLNTFSILNGVQFGTKFFQSISSIPVGTDLSQTIDNGLSQLIPMRDNIEYKLDINLKFYCQSKAISLNLDNLLIDIYRGPGPTLGGPGVGDNKDEKIFHTSKPIVCLSVADSISPQEIEQLGPSRLNVYGEEWLNRISIEDKISLDSSYETISIFLKTEIGQRNLIIQPESGITFRMNFEQGLRNLMLRKRFLSYVIGISIFHCIICMLFFITGCTAFIFVRKGQKKSKKHS, from the coding sequence ATGAGAATCAATATATCTCGCCCATTGCAGCTTTTGCAATGGACTTCATATATTGTTGCCGCATTTCTAATACAACTGCTAATCATTCTTCCTTTATCCATCATAGTATATCACGATTTTTACCTGCGACTTTTACCTGCCGATTCCTCTAATGTGGTTCCTCTTAATACCTTCAGTATTTTGAATGGTGTACAATTTGGcacaaaattttttcagtcCATCTCAAGCATTCCAGTGGGCACAGATCTATCCCAAACGATAGATAATGGTTTATCGCAGTTAATCCCTATGCGCGACAATATAGAATACAAGCTCGATATAAACTTAAAGTTTTACTGTCAAAGTAAAGCTATAAGTTTGAATTTAGACAATTTGTTAATCGATATTTACAGAGGTCCAGGTCCAACCTTGGGCGGTCCAGGAGTAGGGGACAACAAAgatgagaaaatatttcacACTTCTAAACCCATTGTTTGCCTTTCAGTAGCCGATTCTATTTCACctcaagaaattgaacaacTAGGTCCCTCGCGTCTCAATGTCTATGGTGAAGAATGGCTAAATAGAATAAGTATAGAAGACAAAATATCTTTAGATTCATCATATGAAACGAtctctatttttttgaagacaGAAATTGGCCAAAGAAACTTAATAATACAGCCGGAAAGTGGAATTACATTTAGGATGAATTTTGAGCAAGGATTGAGAAACTTGATGCTTCGAAAAAGATTTTTATCTTATGTTATAGgcatttcaatttttcattgcaTCATATGcatgctttttttcataacaGGCTGCACAGCTTTCATATTCGTTAGAAAGGGCCAAAAGAAATCCAAGAAACATAGCTGA
- the CTR3 gene encoding high-affinity Cu transporter CTR3 (similar to Saccharomyces cerevisiae CTR3 (YLR411W); ancestral locus Anc_4.277) has protein sequence MNMGGSSSTAAKKATCKISMLWNWYTIDTCFIARSWRNDTKGKFAGSCIGCFALVVVAQWLTRFSRQFDVELLKRQKIKHLANYSPEEYVVKCGDEDAKSDMEELQGFYNEPSWKTTLISLQKSFIYSFYVWGPRRLNEPEDDLLKKVLSCCSLVTPVDLYPTFLDHMVRVTIFVLQWGLSYIIMLLFMYYNGYIIISCLIGAIVGRFIFCYEPLGSLGSSGSTQGTVSYDKESDDRKCCL, from the coding sequence ATGAACATGGGAGGTAGTAGCAGCACTGCTGCCAAAAAAGCAACCTGTAAAATATCGATGTTATGGAATTGGTATACAATTGATACTTGCTTCATTGCAAGATCTTGGAGAAATGACACTAAAGGGAAATTTGCCGGTTCTTGCATTGGTTGCTTTGCACTTGTGGTGGTGGCTCAATGGCTTACTCGTTTTTCAAGACAGTTTGATGTGGAGCTGTTAAAAAGGCAGAAAATAAAGCATTTGGCCAACTACTCGCCGGAGGAGTATGTTGTTAAATGTGGAGATGAAGATGCAAAATCTGATATGGAAGAGCTACAAGGGTTCTACAACGAACCAAGTTGGAAAACAACTTTAATTTCTCTACAAAAGAGTTTCATTTATAGTTTCTACGTTTGGGGTCCAAGAAGATTGAACGAACCCGAAGACGACTTACTAAAGAAGGTGTTATCATGCTGCTCATTAGTAACTCCAGTTGATTTGTATCCCACCTTCCTGGATCACATGGTAAGAGTTACTATTTTTGTGCTGCAGTGGGGGCTGTCTTATATCATCATGCTTTTATTCATGTATTATAACGGCTATATCATTATAAGTTGTTTAATAGGTGCTATTGTTGGTCGTTTCATTTTCTGCTATGAACCTCTTGGTTCTTTGGGTTCTAGCGGGTCCACACAGGGTACAGTGAGTTATGATAAAGAGAGTGATGATCGCAAATGTTGCTTatga
- the GAG1 gene encoding Gag1p (similar to Saccharomyces cerevisiae YLR407W; ancestral locus Anc_4.272), giving the protein MAVSTSKTSKKNIKYTLTHTLQKWKETLKKITHETLSGIDDSSGSDEKIEALFTVAQPVVETSKGIDRDSGASMSQVGGGLNSTLEMKLTDESEESSSANNTTTTAMHTSSNSRKSTQNFENYNVVDERIKLAQKSKAPFCSAEKIWKRRRQLWTQPTDQEGSVNGDGATRREIFRAIPEGYYARVYKKLVVDDKPLREPLNLEDALQVINAGWTETRKWANAAKGMP; this is encoded by the coding sequence ATGGCAGTTTCAACTTCTAAGAcctcaaaaaagaatatcaaaTACACTTTAACTCATACTTTACAAAAATGGAAGGAAAcgttaaagaaaattacaCACGAAACCTTGAGTGGTATCGATGACTCTAGTGGAAgcgatgaaaaaatagaagCATTGTTCACTGTTGCCCAACCTGTCGTTGAAACCTCAAAGGGTATAGACAGAGATAGTGGTGCTTCTATGTCGCAAGTAGGGGGAGGTCTTAATAGCACCTTAGAAATGAAGCTCACCGATGAAAGTGAGGAATCTAGCTCTGCCAATAACACGACTACAACCGCTATGCATACTTCATCTAATTCCAGAAAGTCCACccagaattttgaaaactatAACGTAGTAGATGAACGTATCAAATTAGCTCAAAAAAGCAAGGCGCCATTTTGTAGtgctgaaaaaatttggaaacGAAGAAGACAACTTTGGACACAACCCACTGATCAGGAAGGAAGTGTTAATGGTGATGGAGCTACCCGAAGAGAGATTTTTCGAGCTATACCCGAAGGATATTATGCTCGTGTTTACAAGAAATTGGTCGTTGATGACAAGCCATTAAGAGAGCCACTAAACTTGGAAGATGCTTTGCAAGTCATAAACGCAGGCTGGACGGAAACGAGGAAGTGGGCTAATGCTGCTAAGGGGATGCCATGA
- the BLS1 gene encoding Bls1p (similar to Saccharomyces cerevisiae BLS1 (YLR408C); ancestral locus Anc_4.273), with amino-acid sequence MTYMIVKMPNRTEELDRLLDRIINSPQGTEASKTLEEIENNQSYILNVQLKKLLRLHDDSFKNKCVSPVNDMLEKYTPYTERTKALQKGAELVDRDLRIIEMTYQLIKKNRNSK; translated from the coding sequence ATGACGTACATGATTGTAAAAATGCCAAATAGGACCGAAGAACTTGATCGTTTGCTTGACAGGATAATCAACTCCCCGCAAGGGACTGAGGCCTCAAAGACATTAGAGGAAATTGAGAATAACCAATCGTATATATTAAATGTACAGCTGAAGAAGTTGCTGCGACTTCATGACGATTCATTTAAGAACAAATGTGTATCGCCCGTCAATGATATGTTAGAAAAGTATACCCCATATACGGAACGAACTAAAGCTCTGCAAAAGGGAGCCGAGCTTGTGGATAGAGACCTCCGAATCATTGAAATGACATATCAactgataaagaagaatcgTAATTCAAAATGA